The genomic region ACCTCGCCGACGCGGGCCGCGGTCTCGCCCCCGAGGCCGGTGTCGACCTCGTCGAGGACCAGCGTCGGACAGTCGTCGGCGTCGGCCACCACCGCGCGCAGCGCCAGCCCGAGCCGCGACAGCTCGCCGCCGGAGACCCCCTCGTCGAGGGGCAGGGGCACCTCGTCGCGGTTCGCCCCGAGCCGGAACTCGACCCCGTCGACACCCTCGGCACCGCAGGCCACCGGGACGCCGTCGAGCTCGAGGCCGGCCTCGTCGGGGGTGCGATGGAGGCCCACCCGGAAGCGGGCGTGGGGCAGCCGCAGCCGCCGGAGCTCGGCGGTGACCGCCCGCTCCAGCGCGGTCGCGGCGGCGCGGCGGCCCCGGCTCAGCGCCGCCGCCGCCTCCGCGGCCCGGGCCCGGCTCGCCTCGGCGGCGGCGGCGAGCCGCTCCGGGGTGCGGTCGCCGCCGGCGGCCTCGAGCTGCGCGGCCGCCTCGTCGAGGCGGGCGATCGCGGTCTCGAGGCTGCCGCCGTGGCGCCGCCTCACCCGCTCGAGGACGTCGAGCCGCTCCTCCACCACGGCGAGGCGGCGGTCGTCGACCTCGCACTGGGCGGCGAGCCGGCGGGCCCGGCGGCCCAGCTCGGTGAGCTGGGAGACCAGCTCGCCGCCGGCCTCGACGAGGGCGCCGAGCTCGGTGTCGCCGGTGGCGGCGGCGACCGGGCGGCCGGCGGCGACGGCGGCGGCCACGAGGTCGGCCGCCGAACCCTCCTCCCCGCCGCTGCAGGAGGCGCCGAGAGCGTCGGCGGCGGCGCGCAGCCGGGCGGCGCCGCGCAGCCGGACGCAGTCGGCGGCGAGGGTCGCGTCCTCGCCCGGGGTGAGCTGGAGCGGCCCGAGGTCCTCGACCAGGTCGCGGGCGCGGTCGAGCTGCTCGCGGTCGCGCGCCGCCAGCGCCCCGGCGAGCCGCTCGGCCTCCTCGGCGGCGCGCCACTCGGCGACCGCGGCGGCGGTGGCGCGGCGGGCGGCGGCCACGGCCTCGCCGCCCATCGCGTCGAGCAGCCGGCGCTGCCACGCGGACCGGAGCAGGCGGTGGCTCTCGCCCTGGGCGGTGATCTCGACCAGCTGCTCGCCGATCTCCCGGAGGGTGGCGATGGAGACCAGCGAGCCGTTCACCCGGCAGCTGCCCCGGCCGCTGGCGGGGATGTCGCGGGAGAGGGTGAGCAGCTCCTCGACGGCGATGCCCTGGGCGGAGCAGAGCTCGCGCACCCCGGCCGGCACGGTGTCGAAGACGGCGGCGACGCTGGCGCGCTCACGGCCGCGGGCGACCACCTCGCCGTCGACCCGGCCGCCCAGGGCGAGGCGCAGGCCGGTGACGCAGAGCGACTTCCCCGAGCCGGTCTCGCCGGTGAGGGCGGTCAGCCCCTCTCCGGGGACCAGGCTCACCGAGCGGAGCACGGCGACGTCGGCGATGCGGAGCTCGACCAGGGCCACGTTCAGGACTCCTCGGTGGTGCGGCGGACCCGGCGGCCGTCGGGCTCGTCGAGGGTGTGCTTGAGCGGCATCCCGAAGCGGAGCTTCTCGCGGAGCCGGCGCAGGAAGGTTGGCGAGCCGGCGACCTGGACCACGTGGAGCTCGGGGCCCGGCCGCACCACCACCCCGCCGCCCTCGCGGAGCGGCACCTCGAGGTGGCCGTCGGCGGCGGCGAAGCTGCGGCCCCGCTGCACCATGACCCGGACCGTGACCGCCTCGGGAAGCACCACCGCCCGGGTGATCACCGCGTGCGGCGCCAGCGGCACCACCACGACGGCGCGCACCCGGGGGTCGACCAGCGGGCCGCCGGAGCTGAGCGCGTACGCGGTCGATCCGGTGGCGGTCGCGATGATCACCCCGTCGGCGTCGAACTCGCCGAACAGCTCGCCCTCGACCTCGACCCGGAGGCGGGCGAGGTTCATGCCCGTCGACTTCACCACCACCTCGTTGAGGGCGAGGTCCAGGGGACGCCCGGAGGCGTCGTCGACGAGCTCGAGCTCGAGCAGCGAGCGGCGCTCCACCCGGTGGCGGCCCTGGACGAAGCAGTCGATGGCGTCGGGCAGGTCGGCGAGGTCGATGTCGGTGAGGAAGCCCAGCTGGCCGCGGTTGACCCCGAGCACGGGGATGCCCCGGGGCGCCGCCAGCCGCGCCCCCAGCAGGAAGGTGCCGTCACCGCCGACGGTGACCAGCAGCGCGGTGCTCTCGGCGTGCTCGACGACCGCGGTCTCGGCGTCGCCCATCGCGATCCAGACCTCGTAGCCGGCGGCGGCCGCCCGGACGGCGGCGGGGTCGAGCACCTCCGGGTGGTGGCGCTCCCGGGGGTGGAGGAGGAAGCCGATGCTCCGCCGCGCCGGGCTCATCCGCCGGCCTCGCCGCCGCCGGGGAGGCGCAGGTGGAGCAGCCACTCCTGGTTGCCCTTGGCGCCGGTGATCGGCGACGCCAGCGGCCCCCGGCCGGTGGCGCCGAGCCGCAGCCGGGCCCACTCCAGCAGCTCACGGGCGCCCGCCTCGCCGGCGGCGGGGTCGCGCACCACCCCACCGCGAGCGACCGCGTCGCGACCCAGCTCGAACTGCGGCTTGAAGAGCGCCACCACCTCGGCGCCGGCGACGGCGAGGGCGGCGACCCGCTCGAGCACCAGCCGCAGCGAGATGAAGGCGAGGTCGAGGGTGACCAGCGAGGGGGCGGCCCCGGGCAGCGCCCCGAGCAGGCGGAGGTTGGTGCGGTCCATCACCACCACCCGGGGGTCGCCGGCGAGGCGGGGGTCGAGCTGGCCGCGGCCCACGTCGACGGCGTACACGAGCGCCGCCCCGCGGTCGAGGAGCACCTCGGTGAAGCCGCCGGTGGAGGCGCCGGCGTCGAGGGCGGTGCGGCCCTCCACCGCCACCTCGAAGCCGTCGAGCCCGGCCACCAGCTTGACCCCGCCGCGGCCCACCCAGGGGTGGTCGCGGCCGGTCACCGCGACCTCGGCGCCGCCGCTGACCCGCTGGGCCGCGCTCCGGGCACGCTCGGTACCGATCAGCACCAGCCCGGCGGCGATCAGCGCCTGGGCGCGCTCCCGCGACGGGGCCAGGCCCCGCTCCACCAGGGCGACGTCGAGGCGCTGGGGGGCGTCCATCTGCAGGCTCACGAACTCTCCGCCGCGGAGCTAGAAGGGGATGTCGTCGAGGTCGAACTCGGGCTCGCCCCGGGCCGGCTGCGACGGCGGCACCAGGCCGGGGAGCAGCCCGCCGGGCCGCGGACCGGGGACGGTGCGGGCCCGCTGCGCGGGGACCGGGGCCGGCCCCGGCGCCGGCTGGGCCTGCTCGGCCACGAAGGGACGCTCCTGGGCGGTGGGACCCGAGCCCACCACCAGCTGCATCACCCGCTGCTCGGTGAGGTCGAGCAGCTCGGCGCAGCGCTGCGCCAGCTGCGAACCGCGCTCGTAGCAGGCGATCGCCTCGTCGAGGTCGACGGTGCCGCCCTCGAGCCTCCCGATCAGGGTGTCGAGCTCGGCGAGCGCCTGCTCGTAGCGCATGGCGGCGATGTCGTCGCTCATGTCAATCACGTCCATCCGGTGTCGGGCCGCCGGCGGGGTCGCCGGAGGCGGCGCCATCGTACATCCGTTCGCCCTCCGCTGTCGACGCCTGCTCCTCCCCCACCCGCTCCACCCGGCTGCGCACCCGGCCCCGGCGCAGCAGGGTGTCGATCTCCGCCCCGGGCCCGAGCCGCGAGGCGTCGTCGACCACCGCGCCGGTGCGGGCGTCGAGAGTGAGCGAGTATCCGCGCTCCAGCACCCGCCGCGGCGAGAGCGCCTCCAGCCGCGCCCGGCCCATCCCGACCCGGGAGCGGCGCGCCGCCAGGTCGGTCCGCAGCGCCGCCTCCAGCCGCTCCCGCCGGCGCCACAGCGCCTCCCGCTCGGCGGGAATGCGCCGCCGCGGGGCGATCAGCTCGAGCCGGGAGGTCACCGCGTCGAGCCGGCGCCGCTTCGCCGCCAGCTCGCGGAGCAGGGCGGAGCGCAGCCGCATGCCCCGGCCGTCGAGCGCCTGGCGAAGCTGGGGCAGGCGCTCCGAGGGCGACACCCGCTCCAGCCGCTCCAGGGCGCGGTCGAGGGCGGCGCGCTTGGCGGCCATCTCCTGGCGCAGCCCGCGGCGCAGCCGCAGCCGCCGGGCGTCGAGCTCCTCGGCCAGCGCGGCGGTGGCGGGGACGGCGAGCTCGGCGGCCGCCGACGGGGTCGGGGCGCGCCGGTCGGCGGCGTGGTCGGCGAGGGTGGTGTCGGTCTCGTGGCCGACCCCGGTCACCACCGGCCGCGGGCAGGCGCGGATCGCCCGCACCACCGGCTCGCTCTGGAAGGAGAAGAGATCCTCGTAGGAGCCTCCGCCGCGCACCAGGAGCACGACGTCGACGCCGCGGGCGCGGCCCGCCTGCTCGATGGCGACGGCGATGGCGATGTCCGCCCCCTCCCCCTGCACCGGGGTGGGCACGACCAGCACGCCCACCTGGGGCGCCCGCCGGCGGAGCACGGTGAGCACGTCGCGGACCGCCGCCCCGGTCGGCGAGGTGACCACCGCCACCCTCCGCGGCAGCGGGGGCAGCGGCCGCTTCAGGGCCTCGTCGAAGAGCCCGGCGGCACGCAGCCGGCGGGCGGTCTGCTCGACGGCGAGGGCGAGGGCGCCGACCCCGGCGGGGTCGAGGCGATCGACGTAGAGCTGGTAGGCGCCCTCGGACTCGTAGACGTCGACGCGCCCGTGGGCGACCACGGTGAGGCCGTTCTCGGGGTGGAAGGGAATCCGCAGCACGCTGCTCCGCCAGCAGACGCAGCGCACGCTCGACTGCGAGTCGCGCAGGGTGAAGTAGAGGTGGCCGGAGGGCGGTATCCGCAGGTTGCTGACCTCGCCCTCGACGAGCACGTCCTCGAGCCGCGCCTCGGCGGCCACCGCGCCGCGGACCACGGCGGTGAGCTGCGAGACGGTCAGCGCCGCCGGGGCGCCGGAGCTCACTCCCCCTCTCCGCCCGCGATGCGGCCGAGCACGCCGTTGACGAAGGGCGCGGCCTCGTCGCCGGCGTAGGTGCGGCTGAGCTCGATGCACTCGTCGATGGCCACCGCGCTGGGCACGCCGCGCTCGAAGAGCAGCTCGAACGCGCCGAGGCGCAGCACCGCCCGCTCCACCTTCCCGATGTCCTCGAGGCGCCAGTTCGCGCTGGCCGCGCTGATCGCGTCGTCGATCCCCTCGAGGTTGCGCAGGGTGCCGTAGACGAGCTCCTCGGCGAAGGTGACGACGTCGGCCGGGGCGGCCTCGTCCTGGGCCTGGTAGCGCAGCGCCTCGGCGGCGTCCCGGGTGGTGCCCTCCAGCTCGAACAGCACCCTGAGCGCCAGCCGCCGGCCCCGGTGGCGCCGGCCGGTGCCTCGACTCACGAGAAGACCACCTCGCTGACGAAGACGTTGACCTCCGCGATCGCCAGGCCGAGCATGCGGTCGATGGCGTCGGCGACCCGCCGCTGCACGGTGGCGCCCATCACCGGCAGGTGGGTGCCCGCCTCCATCACCACGAAGAGGTCGAGACGGAGCCGGTCGTCGTCGAGCAGCTCCACCCGCACCCCGCGGTGTGCGGCGGGCCGGCGGAGGATGCGGTCGAGCTGCTGGCTGCCGCCGCCGGTCTGGTACATGGCGTGGACGCCGTCGACCTCGAGCGCGGCGAGCGCGCTGATCCGGGCGACCACCTCGTTGGCGACCCGCACCGTGCCCAGCCGCTCGCGTCCACCGGTGCCGTGCACCAGCTCGAGACGGTCGCCCTCCAGGCTCATGTCACCCGCTCCATGTATTTGCCGTTGCGGGTGTCGACGCGGATGCGCTCGCCCTGGGTGACGAAGAGGGGGACGTCGACCACCGCGCCCGTCTCCAGGGTCGCCGGCTTGCTGCCACCGGTGGCCGTATCCCCCTTGAACCCGGGCTCGGTGTAGGTCACCTCCAGCTCCACCGCGATCGGCAGCTCGACCCCCAGGATCCTCCCGTCGTACTGGAGCAGGAAGAGGGGGTCGTTCTCCTTCAGCCACTTGGTGGCATCGCCGAGCTGCTCCTCGCTGACCGGGAACTGGTCGTAGGTGGTGCTGTCCATGACGACGTAGCTGTCGCCGTCCTTGTAGAGGTACTGCGCGTCGGTGCGCTCGATGCGCGCCCGTGCGAACTTCTCCTCGGGGCGGAAGGTCTCCTCGGTGACCGCACCGGTGTTCACGTTCTTGAACTTGGCGCGGACGATCGCGCTGCCCCGGCCCATCTTGACGTGGTGGAACTCCAGGACTTGCAGCAGCTCGCCGGACTTCTCCACGGTGTTCCCGGGACGCAGGTCCCCCGCTTCCATCATGTCGTCGACTCCTCATTCTCGGACGGTGCCAGCAGGCGGGTCAGCGCCTCCAGGGCGAGCCGGTAGCCGTCGGCCCCGAGGCCGGCGATCACCCCCCGCGCCGCCTCGGCGGTCAGCGAGGTGTGACGGTAGGGCTCGCGTGCATGGATGTTGGAGAGATGGACCTCGATCACCGGGCGGGCGAAGGTCCGCAGCGCGTCGGCGAGGGCGATGCTGACATGGCTGAGCCCGCCCGGGTTGATGATGCAGCCCTGGGACGCATCGCGCTCCTCCTCGAGCAGGTCGATCAGCACCCCCTCGTGGTTGCTCTGCTCGCAGCGCAGCTCGACGCCGAGCTCGGCGGCGCGGTGCCGCAGGCGGCCCTCGATCTCGGGGAGCGTCGACGACCCGTAGAGGTGGGGGTCGCGGCGGCCGAGGCTGCCCAGGTTGGGCCCGTTGAGCACCAGGATCCGGGTCATCCGGCGAGCGCGGCGCGGAGGGTCTCGCGCACCGCCTCCTCGGGGACGAGGTGGCCGGGGGTGGCCAGCCCGCGCCGCTCCACCAGCACCCAGCGGACGGCGCCGCCGCGTGCCTTCTTGTCGCCGCGGGTGGCGGCCACCACGGCGTCGACGTCGAGCCCGGCGGGCAGGGCGCCGAGGCCGGAGCGCTCCAGCAGCCCGTCCTGCCAGTCGAGGTCGCTGCCGGGGAGCCCGAGCAGGCTCAGGCTGAGCCGCCCGGCGATCCGCATCCCCGCCGCCACCGCCTCGCCGTGGAGCATGGTCTCGTAGCCGGTCACCGCCTCGAGAGCGTGCCCGACGGTGTGCCCGTAGTTCAGCACCGCACGCCGCCCCGACTCGCGCTCGTCGGCGCTCACCACCTCGGCCTTGGCACGGCAGCAGTGGCGCACCACCTCGGCGAGGGCGTCGAGGTCGCGGGCGAGGAGGGCGTCGAGGCGGCCGTCGACGTCCCCGGCCAGGCTGCCGTCCACGGCCATCGGGTACTTGATGATCTCGGAGAACGCCGCCCGGTAGGCACGGTCCGGGAGGGTGGCGAGGGCGTCGAGGTCGCAGAGCACCGCGCTCGGCTGCCAGAAGGCGCCGGCGAGGTTCTTGCCGGTGCTGAGGTTGACCCCGGTCTTGCCGCCGATGCCGCTGTCGACCATGGCGAGCAGGGTGGTGGGCACCGCCACGTAGGCGATCCCCCGCGAGTAGGCGGCGGCGGCGAAGCCGGCGAGGTCGCCGACGGTGCCGCCGCCGACCACCACGAGGCAGTCGCCGCGGCCCAGCCGCAGCCGCGCCAGCCGCTCCACGAGCCATCCCGCGCGGCTCCAGGTCTTCACCTGCTCGCCGCCGCGCAGGGTGATCAGCGCGGTCTCGCGCCCGCTCGCCTGGCAGGCGGCGACCGCCCGGCGGGCGAGGCCGAGGACCTCCCGGTCGGCCACGACCGCGACCCGGGTGGCGCCCTCCGGCAGGTGGGCGGGGAGGCCGTCGACCGCCCCGGCGCCGACGGCGATGCGGTAGCTGCGCTCCCCCAGGCTGACCGACACGTCCTCGGGTTCGGCGCCGGCCGGCGGCTCCACCAGCCGGCTGCCGGATACCGCATCGGCGACCCGGTCGCACACGTCCTCGACGTCACCGTCGGCGCTGTCGACGCGCAGCGGGGCGGCGGCGTAGAGCTGGCCGCGGTCGCGGCGGAGCTCGGCCAGCCGGCCGGCGGGGTCGTCGCGGAGCAGGGGCCGGTCGCCGGCGGTGCCGACGCGGCGGAGCAGCTCGGCGTCGCCGGCGTCGAGCCAGACCATCAGCGTCGACCGCCGGAGCAGCTCGCGCGCCGCCGGGCGGGTGAGCATGCCGCCGCCGCAGGCGATCACCACCGGGCCCTCCTCGGCGAGGGCGGTGCGCAGCGCCGCGAGCTCGCGGGCCCGGAACCCGTCCTCGCCCTCCTCGGCGAAGACCTCGGAGATGGTGCGGCCGGCGGTCCGCTCGACCAGGCTGTCGGTGTCGGCCAGCCGCCACCCCAGGCGCCGGGCCAGTGCCCGCGCCACCGAGGACTTGCCGCTGCCCGGCAGCCCCACCAGCGCCACCCGGCCCACGCCGTGGGCCCCGTCCGCCGCCATTGCTCAGCCCTCGGCGGCGGCGGCCGCTGCTGCCGCCGCCGGCGCGGTGGCGGCGGTCGCGGCCGCGGGCCGGGCCGCCGGCGAGCCGCCTGCGCGCATCCGCCGCCGGTGCGCGGTCACCGCCCGGCGCAGCTCGTCGAAGGAGTCGCCGCCGAACTTGTCCACCACCGCCGAGGCGAGCACCCAGGCCATCATCGCCTCGGCGACGACGCCGCCCGCGGGCACCACGCAGATGTCGCTGCGCTCGTAGTGGGCGTTGATCTCCTGGTGGGAGAGGAGGTCGACGCTGCGGAGCGGCTTGAGCAGGGTGGAGATGGGCTTGAAGTACACCTGCGCCCAGACGTCCTCGCCGTCGGTCACCCCGCCGGTGAGGCCGCCCTGGCGGTTGGTGCGGTGGCGGAAGCCCTGGCCCTCCACGAAGCGGGGGGCGTCGTGCACCGCCGACCCGGGCAGGCCCGCGCCCGCGAAGCCGGCGCCGAGCTCGACCGCCTTGACCGACTGGATGCTGCACATCGCCTGCGCGATCAGGCCGTCGAGCTTCCGGTCCCACTGGCTGTAGCTGCCAAGCCCGGCAGGAACGTTCGAGGCCACCACCGCGACCACCCCGCCCAGGGTGTCGCCGTCGGCGCGGGCGGCGTCGATCGCGGCCACCATCTCCGCGGACGTGGCCGGGTCGGGGCAGCGCACCGGCGAGCCCTCGACAGCGGTCCAGTCGATGGCGCCGGCGTCGAACGCGCCCTCGACCCCCGGTGCGGGCATCTCCACCGGGCCGATGCTGCGAACGTAGGAGCGGACCTGGATGCCCAGGCGGCGGAGCAGGGTCTTGGCCACCGCCCCGGCGGCAACCCGGGCGGCGGTCTCCCGGGCGCTGGCGCGCTCGAGCACGTTGCGCACATCGTCGAAGCCGTACTTGAGGGCGCCGGCGAGGTCGGCGTGGCCCGGCCGGACCCGGGTGACCCGCTTCGGGGTGAAGCCGGCGCCCTCGATCTGCATCGGCCGCCGCCAGTTGTCCCAGTCGCGGTTGCGCACCACCAGGGTCACCGGCGACCCCAGGGTGCGGCCGCCGCGGACCCCGCCGACGATGTCGGCGCTGTCCCGCTCGATCTTCTGGCGGCCCCCCCGCCCGTATCCCCCCTGCCGGCGGCGGAGGTCGCGGTCGATGTCCCTGGGCCCGTCGAGCGGCAGCCCGGCGACCAGGCCGTCGATGATGACGGTGAGCTGGGGCCCGTGGGACTCGCCGGCCGTGAGGAAGCGGAGCATGCCCGCTATTGTGCGGCGGGGCGGCACCGTCGCCGCGGGGGTGGGGCCGGGCTGATCTCGGCGGCGTGGGTGTCGGGGGCCGGCCCGCCGGTTCCGGGAAGAGACCGTTCAGACACCACGTTCCGGGCGCTGCGACGCCCACTCGAGGAGTGCGTCGAGCACCGGGCACATCGCCTTTCCCCACTCGGTCAGGTCGTACTCGACCTTCGGCGGCACCTGGGGATAGACGGTGCGGCGGACGACCCCGTCCCGCTCGAGGTCACGGAGCTGTTGGATCAGCACCTTCTGCGACACCGGCGGGATGGCCCTCTCGAGCTCCGAGAAGCGCATCGTGCCGCGCGCGAAGAGGTGGAAGATGATCACCGTCTTCCAGCGCCCCTCGAGAATCCGGAAGGCGCCGTCGACGCCGGTCGCCGCCATCTCCGGGGTGACGTCCTGGAGGTTACCTGTGGGTGAGTACCTCACTTTTCGGTCAGTACTTGCCATGAGGTCAGTATAGCAGCAGGATGATCTCGACACGGCCAGCAGACACAGAGAGCCGCGACGTGACACCCACCCTGCCCGACCTCCTCACCCGCTACTTCCACGCGCAGAACGCGCACGACATCGACGCGATGGTCGCCTGTTTCGCATCCGACGTGGCCGTGCACGACGAGGGCCGGGACATCATCGGCACCGACGCGGTCCGTGCGTGGACGGAGGACACGAGCCGTCGCTATCACATCACCGCCGAACCACTCGAGAGCCACGTGGAGGACGGCCGCACGGTCGTCGTGGTCCGGGTGTCGGGCACGTTCGACGGCAGCCCGGCGAACCTGACCTACCGGTTCGGCTTCTCCCGGGACGGGCGCATCGGCGCCCTGGAGGTCAGGTGATGCGCGAGTGCTTCGAGCTCGACGGCCGGCGCGCGCTCGTCACCGGTGGCACCAGGGGGATTGGTGCCGCGGTGGTGACGCGGCTACGCGACGCCCGGGCGACGGTCCTGACCACGGCCCGGACGCGGCCGGGAAAAGGGGCCTCGGAGGGTGGCTTCATCGCGGCCGACGTCACCACCGCCGATGGCTGCGCCACTGTGGCGGACGCGGTTCGGGAGCGCCTCGGCGGGGTGGACATCATCGTCCACGTCGTCGGCGGCTCCTCGGCTCCCGCGGGCGGCTTCGCGGTTCTCGACGACGGTGAGTGGCAGCGCGCCCTCGACGTGACCCGCCGATCTTCATCGACTGGTCCCCTACCCACCACCGAGGTTGGGACGCTTGCTGTATATGTCCGTGGTTGGCCCGGGACTGATGTGTGACAGCACCTTTCCCTTGATGCTGGCCAAGCGGATGAGCCCGATGAAGCGCGAATCGCGCGAGCGGTTGCGGTTGTCACCCATGACGAAATACTGGCCATCGGGGATCACCAGTGGCTGCGGTTCGGTGGTCGCGCGACCGCTGGCGGCGCAGATGATGAAGTCACTGCTCGGCTGGTCAGGAGAGGTGAGGACGACGATGTCGCCGCGCTTCGGTGGCGTCGAGGCGTATGCCTGAAAATCGACGGCGACGATGTCGCCCATGGCCAGGGTCGGAACCATGTCTTCGCCGTCGATGTGAGCCTCGGACCCGTAGGACTGGGCTCGACTCGACGCTGCGATGGTCGACAGGGCGGCGGAGGGAGGGGAGCTCACCGAGGACGATCCGGCCCCAGGCGTCGCGCCGCATGCGGCCAGAAGGATGGCCAGCCCGAAGGCTGCAGTACTGACGGGTTTGGCGCGAGCTCTGGTGGCCATCTCGATCCCGCTCAGCCGAATGGCGGATTGGCCAGGACCAGTGAGTTCTCGAGCTGGCGGTGTGGGATGGTCCAGTAGGTCGTGAGGAGCGCGGTCTTGCGCTCGGGTGAGACCAGCTCGAAGCCGTGGCGGCGGTAGAAGCGGACCGCCCACTCGGCGGCGGCCCAGGTGCCGACCAGCATGCGTCGCGTGCTCATGCGACGGAGATGCTCGAGGAGGGCGCCGCCGACGCCATGCCGCTGTCTGCCAGGTAGGACATAGGCGTGGCGGATCAGATCGACGTCGCGCACCGGCTGGATGCCCATCATGCCGACCAGCGCACCGTCCGCCTCACAGCCCCAGAAGTCGACCCCGGCGGCGATCTCGCCGTCGAG from Candidatus Dormiibacterota bacterium harbors:
- a CDS encoding GNAT family N-acetyltransferase → MISIRPCRDDERRAILAIVNAAAEAYRGVIPADLWHEPYMPSRELDGEIAAGVDFWGCEADGALVGMMGIQPVRDVDLIRHAYVLPGRQRHGVGGALLEHLRRMSTRRMLVGTWAAAEWAVRFYRRHGFELVSPERKTALLTTYWTIPHRQLENSLVLANPPFG